Sequence from the Exiguobacterium aurantiacum genome:
GGTTACGACTGGGTGAAGCAAGATCTTGGAATGACAGTAGACACAGAAGCGTAAGGAGGCTGTACGATGACCGTACAATTTGAATTGGATGCACAAGCAGTAGCGGCACGTGCAGAGGCGCTCGGTGGACCTTCATGGATGGTCAACCGTCGCAAAGAAGCAGCAGAACTTGCGCCGACTCTCGCCTTGCCAAAAGTTGAAAAAATCAAGATTGATAAATGGGACTTCGTCTCTGGAGACGTCGAGCTCACGAAACACGACGGCTTGACGCCTGAAATCGAAGCACTTCTTGGAGACCACCGTACAAACGTGCTCGTTGAACGCAACGGTCATGTCGTCTACAACGAACTTGCGACGCCAGAAGGTGTCCTCTTCATGGGCATCAACGAAGCGATGGAACAACATCCGGAGCTCGTCGAGAAATACTTCATGACGGAAGGTGTCCGCGTGGACGAAGAACGTTTATCTGCGTTGAACGCTGCCCTCATGAACGGTGGTGCGTTCTTATACGTACCGAAGAACGTTCAATTGAAAGACCCGCTCCAAGCCATCTTCACGATGGAACAAGCGAACGGCGCGCTCTATCATCACACGATCATCGTCGCAGACGAAGGCAGTGAATTGACGTACGTCGAGAGCTTCCTCTCGAACACGAACGAGCCGCACACGGTCAACGCCGTGACAGAAGTGTTCGCTGGTGCGAACGCGAAAGTCGTCTTCGGTGGCGTCGATCAGCTCGCTGAGTCGGCTCTCTCGTTCATGAACCGCCGCGGTGTCGTCTATGAGAACGCACGCCTCGAATGGGCACTCGGTCACATGAACGACGGCAACTCGGTCGTCGAGACGAAAACGCACCTCGTCGGAGACAACACGTTCTCAGACACGAAAGCTGTCACGATCGGTCGTGGCGCACAGAAACAAAACTTCAACATCCGGACGGACCATTTCGGGAAGTCTTCAGAAGGGTTCATCTTGATTCACGGTGTCCAAAAAGATTCGGCCACGGCCATCTTCAGCGGGACATCGATGATTCACCATGGCGCTTCAAAATCGAACGGCGTTCAAACGGAACGTGTCCTCATGTTGTCTGAGAAGGCACGTGGCGATGCTAACCCGATTCTTCTCATCGATGAGGACGACGTCATGGCAGGTCACGCCGCTTCGGTCGGACGCGTCGACGACGTACAGCTCTACTACTTGATGAGCCGCGGTCTGTCACGTAAAGAAGCCGAACGGTTGATCATTCACGGATTCTTGAACCCGGTCGTCGAGCAACTCGCGATCGAGTCGGTCAAAGACCGTCTCCGTGAAGTCATCGAAGGGAAAGTACGTTAAGATGATTGATGCCTCGATTCGTAAACAGTTCCCGATTTTAGATCAGGAAATCAACGGTCATCCGCTCGTCTATCTCGACAGCGCGGCGAGCTCCCAAAAACCGCTGGCTGTCATCGAGGCGATCGAGGATTACTATCGCCGCATCCACTCGAACGTGCACCGGGGCGTCCATACGCTCGGGACGCACGCGACGGATGCGTATGAAGGGGCGCGGGAGCGCGTCCGTTCATTCATCAACGCCGCCGTCCCGGAAGAGATCATCTTCACACGTGGGACGACGACGGCGATTAACCTCGTCGCGTCAAGCTACGGAGATGCGAACGTCGGCGCGGGGGACGAGATCGTCCTCACGCCGATGGAGCATCACGCGAACTTGATTCCATGGCAACAGCTCGCCAAGCGTAAAGGGGCCACGCTCCGTTACGTCGAATTGACGCCGGACGGTCGAGTCACGCTCGACGCGGTTCGTGCCGTCTTATCGGACCGGACGAAAATCGTCGCCATGAGCCACGTCTCGAACGTGCTCGGCACGATCAACCCGATCGCCGACGTGGCGAAGCTCGCCCATGAAAAAGGCGCGGTCATGGTCGTCGATGCGGCACAAAGCGCACCGCACCGTAAACTTGACGTGCAAGCACTCGACTGTGACTTCCTCGCCTTCTCAGGCCATAAGATGCTCGGTCCGACCGGGATCGGTGTCTTATACGGGAAGAAGCAGTTGCTCAAACACATGGAACCGGTCGAATTCGGTGGCGAGATGATCGATTACGTCGACTTGTACGAGTCGACCTGGAAAGACATCCCGTACCGGTTCGAAGCAGGGACGCCGATTATCGCCGGCGCCGTCGGTTTGGCAGCGGCCATCGACTTTTTAGAAGACCTCGGTCTCGAGAACGTCGAAGCCCACGAACGGGCGCTCGCGACGTACGCCATCGAACAGATGCGGACGATCGAAGGAATCCAAATCTTCGGGCCAGAGGAACGGGTCGGACTCGTCACGTTCAACTTAGGTGACGTGCACGCCCACGACTTAGCGACCGTCTTGGATATGCAAGGCATCGCGGTCCGGGCCGGCCACCACTGTGCCCAGCCGCTCATGCGTCTCCTGAAGCAATCATCGACAGCCCGAGCGAGCTTCTACTTGTACAACACGAAAGAAGAAGTCGACCGCTTCATCGAAGGGCTACGTCAAACGAAGGAGTATTTCAATTATGAGTTTTAACAATCTCGACATGTTGTACCGACAGGTCATCATGGATCATTATAAAAACCCAAGAAACCGTGGCGTCATCGAAGATGGCGTGACGGTCGACTTGAACAACCCGACATGCGGGGATTCACTCCGACTCCAACTCCAAGTCGAGGACGGAATCGTGAAAGATGCCAAGTTCGAAGGTGAAGGCTGTTCAATCAGTCTCGCGTCGGCATCGATGATGACTCAAATCGTGAAGGGCAAATCTGTTGACGAGGCACTCCAATTGGCCACCATTTTCTCGGAGATGGTCCAAGGGAAAGACTATGATACAGACACGTTCGACCTAGGCGACATCGAAGCGTTGTCTGGCGTCTCAAAGTTTCCGGCTCGCATCAAGTGCGCCACGCTCGCGTGGAAAGCGCTTGAAAAGGGAGTCGACGAGGAAGCGTAAGTAGAAGGAGGAGACCGATATGGCGAAAAACATGCCTGACATTGGCGATTATAAATATGGCTTCCATGACCGAGACATCTCGATTTTCCGTTCAGGCCGCGGCTTGACGAATGAAATCGTAGAGACAATCTCGCGCATGAAAGAAGAACCGGCATGGATGCTCGAGTTCCGTTTGAAATCACTTGAACAGTTCCGCAAAATGCCGATGCCGACATGGGGTGGCGATCTCACGGCACTCGATTTCGATGAGATCACGTATTATGTCAAACCGTCTGAAAAGACAGAGCACTCGTGGGACGAGGTTCCTGAAGAAATCAAACGTACGTTTGACAAGCTCGGAATCCCGGAAGCGGAGCAAAAATACTTGGCAGGCGTCTCGGCTCAGTATGAGTCTGAAGTCGTCTATCACAGCATGCAAGAAGACTTCGAAGCGAAAGGTGTCGTTTTCAAAGATACAGACACGGCGCTTAAAGAAAATGAAGACCTCTTCCGTGAGTATTTCGGAAAATTGATTCCGCCGACGGACAACAAGTTCTCGGCACTCAACTCGGCTGTTTGGTCAGGTGGTTCGTTCATCTACGTACCAAAAGGCGTGAAGCTCGAGCAACCGCTCCAAGCTTATTTCCGCATCAACTCGGAGAACATGGGTCAGTTCGAGCGGACGCTCATCATCGTCGACGAG
This genomic interval carries:
- the sufD gene encoding Fe-S cluster assembly protein SufD — protein: MTVQFELDAQAVAARAEALGGPSWMVNRRKEAAELAPTLALPKVEKIKIDKWDFVSGDVELTKHDGLTPEIEALLGDHRTNVLVERNGHVVYNELATPEGVLFMGINEAMEQHPELVEKYFMTEGVRVDEERLSALNAALMNGGAFLYVPKNVQLKDPLQAIFTMEQANGALYHHTIIVADEGSELTYVESFLSNTNEPHTVNAVTEVFAGANAKVVFGGVDQLAESALSFMNRRGVVYENARLEWALGHMNDGNSVVETKTHLVGDNTFSDTKAVTIGRGAQKQNFNIRTDHFGKSSEGFILIHGVQKDSATAIFSGTSMIHHGASKSNGVQTERVLMLSEKARGDANPILLIDEDDVMAGHAASVGRVDDVQLYYLMSRGLSRKEAERLIIHGFLNPVVEQLAIESVKDRLREVIEGKVR
- a CDS encoding cysteine desulfurase, which gives rise to MIDASIRKQFPILDQEINGHPLVYLDSAASSQKPLAVIEAIEDYYRRIHSNVHRGVHTLGTHATDAYEGARERVRSFINAAVPEEIIFTRGTTTAINLVASSYGDANVGAGDEIVLTPMEHHANLIPWQQLAKRKGATLRYVELTPDGRVTLDAVRAVLSDRTKIVAMSHVSNVLGTINPIADVAKLAHEKGAVMVVDAAQSAPHRKLDVQALDCDFLAFSGHKMLGPTGIGVLYGKKQLLKHMEPVEFGGEMIDYVDLYESTWKDIPYRFEAGTPIIAGAVGLAAAIDFLEDLGLENVEAHERALATYAIEQMRTIEGIQIFGPEERVGLVTFNLGDVHAHDLATVLDMQGIAVRAGHHCAQPLMRLLKQSSTARASFYLYNTKEEVDRFIEGLRQTKEYFNYEF
- the sufU gene encoding Fe-S cluster assembly sulfur transfer protein SufU, encoding MSFNNLDMLYRQVIMDHYKNPRNRGVIEDGVTVDLNNPTCGDSLRLQLQVEDGIVKDAKFEGEGCSISLASASMMTQIVKGKSVDEALQLATIFSEMVQGKDYDTDTFDLGDIEALSGVSKFPARIKCATLAWKALEKGVDEEA